The Corallococcus silvisoli genome has a segment encoding these proteins:
- a CDS encoding gamma carbonic anhydrase family protein gives MPLRPFRGVSPRVHPSCFVEDSAQVVGDVELGEDSSIWFNSVLRGDVNSIRIGRRTNIQDLTMVHVTSQGDSTVVGDDCTVGHRVILHGCTVGHRVLVGMGAILMDGVEVGDDCIIGAGTLLTPGTKVPPGSLVVGSPGKVKRPLTDGEREFLIQSALHYVHTASEHRASR, from the coding sequence ATGCCGTTGAGGCCGTTTCGCGGAGTGTCCCCCCGCGTCCACCCCAGCTGCTTCGTCGAGGACTCCGCCCAGGTGGTGGGGGACGTGGAGCTGGGCGAGGACTCCTCCATCTGGTTCAACTCCGTGCTGCGCGGGGATGTGAACTCCATCCGCATTGGCCGGCGCACCAACATCCAGGACCTCACCATGGTGCACGTCACCAGCCAGGGTGACTCCACGGTGGTGGGCGACGACTGCACGGTGGGCCACCGGGTCATCCTCCACGGCTGCACCGTGGGCCACCGGGTGCTGGTGGGCATGGGCGCCATCCTGATGGACGGCGTGGAGGTGGGCGACGACTGCATCATCGGCGCCGGCACGCTGCTCACGCCCGGGACGAAGGTCCCCCCGGGCTCGCTGGTGGTGGGCTCTCCCGGCAAGGTGAAGCGCCCCCTCACCGACGGCGAGCGCGAGTTCTTGATCCAGTCCGCCCTCCACTACGTGCACACCGCCTCCGAACACCGCGCGAGCCGCTGA
- a CDS encoding cyclic nucleotide-binding domain-containing protein: protein MALVPETTLKACPLFKGFTDTGISIFAAAAVSRAFPKGTALFTEGKPGDSLWIVGEGTVRLSARSPTGEDVPLGEVTVGEPLGELALVQKGERLCTATAQTDVMALEIRAADFQKLLAQKPQACIKLLMGIVSHFGVKARDNRDMLRTLVARAPGS, encoded by the coding sequence ATGGCTCTCGTGCCCGAGACGACCCTGAAGGCCTGTCCGCTCTTCAAGGGCTTCACCGACACTGGCATCTCCATCTTCGCGGCGGCCGCCGTGTCGCGCGCCTTTCCCAAGGGGACGGCGCTGTTCACCGAGGGCAAGCCGGGTGACTCGCTGTGGATCGTCGGCGAGGGCACCGTGCGGCTGAGCGCCCGCAGCCCGACCGGCGAGGACGTGCCGCTGGGTGAGGTCACGGTCGGGGAGCCCCTGGGCGAGCTGGCGCTCGTGCAGAAGGGGGAGCGGCTGTGCACCGCCACCGCGCAGACGGACGTGATGGCGCTGGAGATCCGCGCCGCGGACTTCCAGAAGCTGCTCGCCCAGAAGCCCCAGGCCTGCATCAAGCTGCTGATGGGCATCGTCAGCCACTTCGGCGTGAAGGCGCGGGACAACCGGGACATGCTGCGCACCCTGGTCGCGCGGGCCCCTGGGAGCTGA
- a CDS encoding DedA family protein encodes MEDFLTNLLGNSQGLFAYFTVFGILVACGLGVPLPEDISLILGGFLAHKGAAHLPVMMAVGFFGILVGDSLIYLAGRRLGTRLGRNPDAKGGGFFAKIVTPEKRAKVESLFVTHGQKIVMIARFMPGVRAVTYFTAGSVHMAYWRFILWDGLAALLSAPVFVWLGFHFGGELDMVIRKLKDGQVVVMGSLAVLAVGYFVYRRRRNAKLAAEAAAKAQMTQVTLPPVPETLENNSVAQTRAPSSNTFFDVPADKAPPSEPDLNAHK; translated from the coding sequence GTGGAAGATTTTCTCACCAACCTGCTCGGTAACTCCCAGGGCCTCTTCGCCTACTTCACCGTGTTCGGCATCCTGGTGGCATGCGGCTTGGGTGTGCCGCTGCCGGAGGACATCTCGCTCATCCTCGGCGGGTTCCTGGCGCACAAGGGCGCGGCGCACCTTCCCGTGATGATGGCGGTGGGCTTCTTCGGCATCCTGGTGGGTGACAGCCTCATCTACCTGGCGGGGCGCCGGCTGGGCACGCGGCTGGGACGCAACCCGGATGCGAAGGGGGGAGGGTTCTTCGCGAAGATCGTCACGCCGGAGAAGCGCGCGAAGGTGGAATCGCTCTTCGTCACGCACGGCCAGAAGATCGTGATGATCGCCCGCTTCATGCCGGGCGTGCGCGCGGTGACGTACTTCACCGCGGGCTCCGTCCACATGGCGTACTGGCGCTTCATCCTGTGGGACGGGCTGGCGGCGCTGCTGTCCGCGCCGGTGTTCGTGTGGCTCGGCTTCCACTTCGGCGGCGAGCTGGACATGGTCATCCGCAAGCTGAAGGACGGCCAGGTCGTCGTGATGGGCTCGCTGGCGGTGCTGGCGGTGGGCTACTTCGTGTACCGCCGCCGGAGGAACGCGAAGCTCGCCGCGGAGGCCGCGGCCAAGGCCCAGATGACGCAGGTGACCCTGCCGCCCGTGCCGGAGACCTTGGAGAACAACAGCGTGGCGCAGACGCGCGCGCCCAGCTCCAACACCTTCTTCGACGTGCCCGCCGACAAGGCGCCCCCGTCCGAGCCGGACCTGAACGCGCACAAGTAG